GAACCCGCACCCCGTTCCTGCAAACCCTCAAAGAGATCCTGAACCAGCCCGTTCTTCCAGCCCGTCCTGCACAGACTGCACCTGCTCCTCAGCTGGACCACCTGCCCATTCCTGGCCTGAATGCCCACCTCAGAAACGGCTACCAGCTCGAAACGGTGCTCTTTGAAGGTGCAGGCAGCTCCGGGCGTTACACCCGGTTTGCCATCGAATTCCACAGCCACACCGGAAAACCCTTCACCAGCGAACTGACCCGTGAACTGCCCCCGCAGGCCATTGTGATTGGTGCAAAAGTGCAGTACATGGACCCCGAGAAGCTCAAACCCAGAATTGGCAGCGTTCTGCGGATCGGCAAGGTCGAGCCCGATGGGAGCCGCTACATGGTGGAAGCCCGCCCCACCCCTGCCCTGCTGGCCCTCGCCGCCCAGAATGATCCCGTCAGCCTGCAGAAATACATGAAGTCCCTGCCCTGGCAGAAAATCTGAACTGCACCTCAGAGAAAAACCCCGCTGGCATACCGGCTCCAGGGCACCTGCATCCCTGAAATGGTGTGCCAGCGTTGCTGTATGTAAGCCGTCATCTCACGCTGAAATTCCAGGGTGTCTGAAGAGAGCAACCTGAAATACTGGCTTCCAGCTTTTGTGCTCCCCCAGCCTGACAGCTGAGGCCCGTTCTGGAATGCTGCAGGAAGGGCAGGAAGGCCATGCCAGAATCCACTGGCCCACAGGGTGTGCTGGTCGGTCAGGCCCTCCAGAGGGCTTTCTGAGAGCTCGAAAGCATCCCGGAACAGGGGCCGATTCTCCAGTTGAACATGAATCTTGCTGGACAGCCCCTGAAAAGCCCACTTCTCCCCCCTTTCCAGCCGACCCGCACTCCAGCTTTCCAGCACCCCAAATCTGGCCCCTGCTGAGAGCCGAACCTGGGTCTGCTGCTGGTAACAGGCATCTGCAAACGGGATGGTCAGGCCCGGATAATACTCCAGATGGGCGTCAGGCTCCACATGAAGTTCAATGTCATGCACAGCCTTTCCAGCACGCTTCCCATGCAGCTTGGTGGCCGACTGGTTGAGCAGGATGACTTTCGCCCCCCCCCGCACCTGCACCACAAGTTCATAATGGTCCCCGTTGTGAATGCCCGGTGTCACACTGGCAATCTGCAGCAGGGCGTATTCTCCCACCTCAAAAGGGCGAATCACCTTCATGGCCCCGGAAGCATACTGCTGCTTCAAAAGGGTCCGGCCCCGATGCAGGGCGAACTCCAGCCGGAGCACACTATGCATGCACAATCTCCCACACGATCTGGCCTCCCAGAAACAGGCTGGCACAGGCTGAAAGGAGGGTGAGTCCCTGGTACAGACGGGGTTTCTGCTGGCTGGCAATGAAGGGCAGTGCAATTCCACAAGACACCAGGGTCATGCCCACCACACTCCCAACCCCAAACAGCACCGTGTAGATCAGGGCTTCCCAGATTGAGGGGAATTCACCTGCCAGCAGCAGCATCATGGCTCCACTCCCAGCCAGACCGTGAACCAGTCCAATGAAATAGCTGCGAAAATGCCTTTGCTCCGGGTCAAAAAGCCGGAAGGTGTGCGCATGGGTCAGGCCATCATGGGCGTGAAAATAGATCTCCCGACCGGCCGTAAAAAGGTCATAAATGGCCTTTATACCCAGCAGGAGCAACATCAGGGCCACCGGCGCTTCAAAATAGATCAGGCGGTCTTCCTGAAGTGGGACCTTCAGCAGGAACAGGAACAGCACCCCCAGGGCCAGTGTGGTGGTGTGCCCCAGACCCCAGGTTGCCCCCACCCTCAGGGCAGGGGTCAACCTCCTTTCTTTGTGCAGCATGGTGCTGACCGCCACCAGATGGTCGGGTTCCAGGGCATGTTTCATGCCCAGCAAGATCCCGAGCACCATCAGGGTGAGCATCAGGGTTCCTCCAGCGAGAAGGTGGAGTCTTCAAAGAGCACATCCTGCTTGATCCACTGGATCACCCGGTTCAGGCCCTCTTCGTTTTTCAGGCTGGTGAAGACATGGGGGCGGCTCCCGCGCTGCACCAGGGTGTCCCGCTCCATCACTTCCAGACTGGCCCCCACCAGAGGCGCAAGATCAATCTTGTTGATCACCAGCAGGTCTGAACGCACAATGCCAGGTCCGCCTTTTCGGGGCACCTTCTCTCCCCCACTGACATCCAGCACAAAAATGAACACATCCACCAGTTCCGGGCTGAAGGAAGATGCGAGGTTGTCCCCTCCAGACTCAATGAACAGGATGTCCAGGTCCGGAAGGGCCTCCAGCATTTCATCCACCGCCTCCTGGTTGATGCTGGGGTCTTCGCGGATGGCGGTGTGCGGACACCCTCCGGTCTGCACCCCCTTGATGCGGTGCAGCGGAAGCGCCTGGGCACGGGCCAGAATCTCCGCATCCTCATGGCAGTAGATGTCGTTGGTGATCACCGCAATGCTGTATTCGTCGCGCATTTTCTTGCAGAGTTTTTCCAGCAGGGCCGTTTTGCCACTGCCGACGGGGCCTCCCACTCCAATTTTGACGGTCATGTGTTCTCCTCAAGAGCCGAGAGGCAAGATCCCCTGTTGCTCGTTTCACTTGCAAGCGACCCCTTGACGAAGGGGTTGTTGTTCCTCATCCAACTGCAAGGCAGCTTCTCTTTGCACTTCCTCATGACTGAAACAGCCTCGTGTATAAAAACGCCTGTTGATGTGAGCGCAGATCCAGCGCAGGCATGGCACTGCAAAGTTCAGGCTGCTGGATGCGTCTGGGGATTTCGGTGAGCAGGGTGTCCTGCAAATCAAGCAGGATTTCCTGGGCCTGTTCAGGGCTCAGGGGCATGCAGCGCGTGCAGGCCGAGAGCATGCTGGTGATCTGGGCCTGACTGTAGGCCAGACACAGGTCTTCAAGGGGAAGCTGCAGGTGTTGCCCAAGCAGGGCACACTGGAGGGCGAAATGTTGCTCAGAAAGTACAGGCAGGTCCACCTTCCACAACCGTCGGGCCAGTTTGACCAGACGCTTCCCCAGGGCCGTGCTGGCATGCAGGGTGGTGGGGGTGGATTTCCAGGCGGTCAGTTCCAGAGCAAGTTCTTCAGGGTCCGTGCCCTGATAAACCAGAACCATCGCACTGGTTTCCAGCCTGAGCGCTCCCAGACGGATGTGGTTCCCCAGCAGGCGCACAAGTCGCTCGGGGCTCAGGGGATCTGCCGTGTAAGCCTCCAGCCCTCCTGAGTGGGCAAATCCTCCCAGTGGGAACTGGGAATCAAACATCTGCTGCAACAACAGACGGGTTTTCAGGGCCTGCTCCCTCCCATCAGCCATGGGCGTACTCACTGATCGGACGGGCACTGTAAGGTCTGTGGTCTGCAAAAACCTGAAAGCCCAGTTTCTTCAAGCGGGCTTCCAGCCCCACATCAGAGAGCACCAGAATGCCCTCTGGCGTAAAATCGATGTCTCTGTGCTGGTTCCCGATGAAGTGGGCAAATTTCATTGCCTCTGTCAGGTTCTCAGGCTGGTACACCAGCACCTCTTCCAGGGCAGCCACCACCTGATACGCCCGGCCCTTCTGAATGTCCAGCACAGTTCCAGGTTGAAGCACCGTCCCGGTGGGCAGGGCCAGCAGCAACTCCACACCATCTGGTGCTTTCAGCCTGCGCCGGACTTTCTGGCGGTCCCAGCAGGTCATGGGGATCTCTGTCATCTGCAGGCCAGTGGTGTCCTGCGGGGGCAGTTCCCTGATCTGAGGAGTGGTTTTCAGGTTGAACAACTTGGGCTCCGTTCTCTGGGTTCAGAAGAGGAAGTACCGCTGGGCCATCGGCAGTTCTTTTGCTGCTTCCGAGTGAATGCGTTCACCGTCAATGGTCACCTCGTAGGTTTCAGGGTTCACCATGATGTTGGGAAGCAGACCATTGTGCTTCAGGTCAGACTTCTTCACCGAGCGGCAACCCTTGACCGGGAGGCAGGTGCGGGACAGTTCAGGCAGGTTCCCCTGGTCCAGCGAAACCTGAGACACGAAATGCACACTGGTTTTTGAGGTGGCCTTTCCAAAAGCCCCGAACATCGGACGGTAACGCACCGGTTCAGGGGTGGGGATGCTGGCATTGGGATCTCCCATCAAAGACGCAGCAATGAAACCCCCTTTGATGACCAGTTCGGGCTTGATGCCAAAAAAGGCAGGATTCCAGAGCACCAGATCGGCAAGTTTGCCCACCTCAATGCTGCCCACATGGTCTGCAATCCCGTGGGCCAGAGCAGGGTTGATGGTGTATTTGGAGACGTACCGCTTGATGCGGGCATTGTCGGCATCACCGTCTCCCTCCAGCGCGCCCCGCTCCAGTTTCATCTTGTGGGCGGTCTGCCAGGTGCGCAGGATCACCTCTCCCACACGACCCATGGCCTGGGAGTCACTGGACATCATGCTGATCGCCCCGAGGTCGTGCAGCACATCCTCTGCTCCCATGGTCTCAGGCCGGATGCGGGATTCTGCGAAAGCCACATCTTCCGGGACCTGCGGGGAGAGGTGGTGACAGACCATCAGCATGTCGAGGTGTTCTTCAAGCGTATTGATGGTGTAAGGCATGGTGGGATTGGTGCTGCTTGGAAGCACGTTGTCAAAAGCAAGCACCTTTAAGATGTCTGGAGCATGACCTCCCCCTGCCCCTTCAGAGTGGTAGGTGTGGATGACCCGGTCCTTGAAGGCCTTCAGGGTGTCCTCGACATACCCACTCTCATTGAGGGTATCGGTGTGGATCGCCACCTGCACGTCGTATTTCTCTGCCACGCTCAGGCAGGTGTCAATGGCAGAAGGGGTGGTTCCCCAGTCCTCATGAAGTTTCAGACCAATGGCTCCAGCCAAAACCTGTTCTTCCAGGGCTTCAGGAAGGCTCGCGTTCCCCTTGCCCAGCAGACCGAAATTCAGTGGGAAAGCCTCAAGGCTTTCCAGCATGCGGTGGAGGTTCCACTGACCAGGCGTGCAGGTGGTGGCCTTGGTGCCCTCTGCAGGCCCAGTTCCTCCACCAATCATGGTGGTCACGCCTGAATACAGGGCTTCCCAGGCTTGCTGCGGGGCAATGAAGTGAATGTGGGTGTCAATGCCCCCGGCTGTCAGAATCTTGCGCTCTCCGGCAATGATTTCCGTGCCCGGACCGATCTCCAGCCCGGGCGTGACGCCATCCTGAATGTCGGGGTTTCCAGCCTTGCCGATGGCCACGATCCGACCCTCCCGGACCCCCACATCGGCCTTCACGATGCCCCACCAGTCCAGCAAGATGGCATTGGTGATCACCAGATCAGGGCTGCCCGAAGCGCGGGTGTTCTGGCCCTGTCCCAGCCCATCCCGGATGACCTTGCCTCCACCAAAGACCACTTCTTCCCCGTAAGTGGTGTAATCCTCCTCAATCTGGAGAAGCAGTTCGGTGTCTGCCAGACGGATGCGGTCCCCTCTGGTGGGTCCATACAGACGCGCGTAATCTGAGCGTTTCAGTTTCATTGCCACTCCTCAAGCATCACGAGCGCTTCTGTCTGTTTCTCGTCCAGAGGTCCAGCCACCAGCCCATTCATGCTGTGCACCACACGTTTTCCACCATAAGGAATGAGTTCGACCTCAGTGCTGATGCCCGGCTCAAAACGCACTGCCGTTCCCGCAGGCAGGTTCAGACGTTTGCCATAAGCCTCTGCCCGATCAAACCTCAGGGCACGGTTCACCTCAAAAAAGTGTGTGTGGCTGCCCACCTGCACCGGACGGTCACCAGTGTGGGACACCTTCAGGGTGGTGATGGACTTGCCAGCGTTCAATTCAATTTCACCGTCTTGCAGTAAGGATTCACCTGGAATCATTGATGCACCTCCGGTGCTGCCGAGAGCCGAGGGCCAGAAAATGCTTTTGCTGCAGCTGTATGGATGACAGACTTTGCCAAAGCCTTTGCACTGTATGCTCTTGGCCCTTGGCTCTCGGCCCGGCCTCTCCTTGCAGGGGAGGAGCGAATCGGTTGGGGTCAGCGAATCGGATCATGCACCGTCACCAGCTTTGTGCCATCCGGGAAAGTTCCTTCCACCTGGATTTCATGCAACATTTCTGGGATGCCTTCCATGACATCCTCGCGGGTCAGTACGGTGGTGCCCAGAGACATGATCTCGGCCACGGTGCGACCATCCCGAATCCATTCCAGAATTTCGGCGGTGATGATGGCACTGGCTTCGGGGTAATTGAGTTTCAGGCCTCTGGATTGCCGCTTGCGGGCCAGCTCTGCCGCCAGGTGAATCAGGAGTTTTTCGGTTTCGCGTTCAGTCAGTCGCACACTCTGCTCCTTTTGGGGCTCGTTTTCCACACTTCTGTTTTAGATCTTACAGTTTGTTCGGATTTTTGTGAACAAGTTGCATAAATATCAGATAAACACCCTAAAGATTTCACTTCAATCTTCAGGGTGTCACCGTTTTTTTGCACATCTGTCCAGAAACGCTGGATCAGGCCTCAAACCGTGATGAACCTGCTGACGGTGTCCACATCGTCGGTGTGGGTTTCTCCAGTGTGGGTGATCACCCCACGTTGCAGCACGTAATAGCGTTCGGCAAAGTTCCAGGCAAAATCCAGATACTGCTCAACCAGAAGCACAGAAACCTTCAGTTCGTTGCGCACGACCTTGAGGGCTTCCCCAATCTGCTGCACCACGTTGGGCTGAATGCCCTCGGTGGGTTCATCGAGCAGGAGCATTTTGGGGCGCATGGTGAGGGCACGGCCAATGGCCAGTTGTTGCTGCTGCCCCCCGGAGAGGTTGCCTCCTTTGCGGTGCAGCATCTCTTTCAAGACCGGGAACAGGTCATAGATGAAATCAGGGATGCCCTTTTCCTGGGTGGCATTGAGGCCCATCAGGAGGTTTTCCTCGACGGTCAGGTGGGGCAGGATGCCCCTTCCCTGGGGCACATAAGCCAGGCCGCCTCTGGCCCGTTTGTGTGGGGCGTGGCGGGTGATGTCCGATCCATCAAACAGGAGTTTCCCATCCTGCACCCCATGCAGTCCGGCCAGCACCCGGAGCATGGTGGTCTTTCCCACCCCGTTGCGGCCCAGAAGCGCCACACCCTCACCGGGTTTCACCTCCAGGTTGACGTTCCAGAGCACGCGGGATTCGCCGTAACTGGCATTCAGGCCTTCGACTTTAAGCATGGGCTTCCTCCTTGTGGCGGCCCAGGTACACGGACTGCACTTCCTCGTTGTTTCGAACAGTGTTCAGGGTTCCCTCACAGAGCATTTTGCCCATGTGCAGCACGCTCACATCGGCCTGCAAGAGTTCAATGAAGGTCATGTCGTGGTCAATCACGATGATGGTGTGCTCTTTTGCGAGTTCCTGGATCAGTGCAGCGGTCAGGGCGGTTTCCTGTACGGTCATGCCTGCAGTGGGTTCGTCCAGCATGATCAGGGGTGGGTTGGCTGCAAGCACCATGCCAATCTCCAGCCACTGTTTTTCACCGTGGGCGAGGTGGCGGGCCTGCATGACTGCTTTTTCTTGCAGCCGCACTTTTTTCAGCACTTCTGAAACCCGGTCTGTTTCTTCTTTCGACAGGCGGGTTTTCAGGCTGCCCCAGAACCCTTTGCTCTTTCTGGCAGAGAGTTCCAGGTTCTCTTTCACAGTGAGGTTCTCCAGCACACCCGGGGTCTGAAATTTGCGGCAGATCCCCAGTCCGGTGATGCGGTACTCCGGCGTTCTGGAGATGTCTTTCCCCTGAAAGAAAATCTGTCCCTGGTCTGCCCGCACCTTGCCGATCACGGTGTCCATCAGGGTGCTTTTGCCTGCACCGTTGGGACCCATCAGGATGCGCACTTCTCCGGGTTTCACCGAGAAATTCACGTTGTTCAGGGCCACAAAGCCGTCAAAAGAGACGGTGACCCCTTTGATTTCCAGCAGTGCCTCAGTCACCGTGAACCTCCTTGAAGGTGGGTTTTTTGCTGGCTTTAAAAAGTCTGGGCAGCTTCCAGCTCTGGGGTGGGAACAGCACCACCAGCATGAAGAGCACCCCCATGATGTAAAGCCAGGCATCGGGCAGTGCGGTGGAGATGCGGTCCTTGGCGAAGTTGATCAGGACCGTTCCCAGGATGGCTCCCATCAGGCTTTCCCGCCCTCCGATGGCGGCCCAGACCACCATCTCGATGCTGGGCACCACACCCACCATGGCTGGACTGATCACGCCCACATGCAGGGTGAAGAGGGCGCCTGCCACACCTGCCAGAATCCCGGCCAGGGTGAAAGCGAACACTTTGTAAGGCACAGGGTCATACCCGAGGTAACGGGAGCGGTTCTCACCGTCACGAATGGCGAGCAGGGTTTTGCCAAAATAGGTGCGTTCCAGCAGGATGCCCACCACAAAAGTCAGGGCCACAAAGCCAACCGTCACCCAGTAAAGGGTTTTCTGCATTTCAGGGGTGCCGTAGTTTGCCCCGAACAGGGTGGTGAAGTTGGTCAGACCGTTGAACCCACCCGTCACCCCTTGCTGACTGGTCAGGAGGGTGGCAAACGCCAGGGCCACCGCCTGGGTGATCAGGGACACGTAGACGCCCGTGATGCGCCTTCTGAACAGCAGGTTTGCCATGATGAAACTGGCAATGCCTGGAATCACAAAAACCATCGCCACTGCAAAGATAGGGCTCTTGAAAGGAGCCCACCATGCAGGCAGGTCACTCATGCCGTTCCACATCATGAAATCGGGGATTTCACCTGCAGGGAGGCCCATTAGTTTCAGGTGCATGGCGATGGCGTATCCACCCAGTCCAAAGAACACCCCCTGGCCCAGAGAAAGCACTCCGCCTTTTCCCCAGCACCACACCAGACCGAGGGTGACCAGGGCCAGGGCGAGAAACCGTCCAAGCAGAGAAAGATTGTAGCCATCCAGTATCGCTGGAGCGGCAGCCAGCACCAGAAACAGTGCAGCCATGAAGGGCAAAGTGAACTTTTTCATGTTACGCCTCCTCCAGGGCACGGGATTTCATCACCACAATGCCTTTGGGTTTCCATTGCAGGAAGGCCACCACCCCAGCAAGCAGCAGCACCTTGGCAAAAGAGACACTGGTGAAGGTCTGCAGCCCTGCAGAGAACAGGCCCACCACGAATGAGGCGATGGTGGTTCCCGCCAGACTGCCCAGACCGCCCAGAATCACCACCAGGAAGGCGTCCACAATGTAACTCTGCCCAACGGTGGGGGTCACTGGTGAAATCAGGGCCAGTGCGGCTCCCCCCAGCCCGGCGAGGCCTGCGCCAATGGCGAACACGGTCATGTCAATCAGGCGGGTGTTGACCCCCAGGGTGGAGGCCACTTCACGGTTCTGGTTGACGGCCCGCACCAGCATGCCCAGTCTGGTTTTGTTGATGAGGAGCAGCAGGCCACCCAGAATCAGCAGGGCCAGCACAATCACAAAAATCCGCACGTGGGGGATGGTCAGGCCAGAAAGGGCACCGGAAAAGTTGATCGCCCCACTCAGCCATGCAGGGGCGGTCACTTCCACACCGGTTGGGCCAAAGATCTGGCGTGCTGCCTGTTGCAGAATGAGGCTGAGCCCCCAGGTGGCCAGCAAGGTGTCCAGGGGTCTGCCGTAAAGCCTGCGAATCAGGGTGCTTTCCAGAAGTGCTCCCAGCAGGAAAGTCCCCACAAAAGCCAGAGGCAGGGCAAGCCAGAGGGAGGCTCCACTGGGGATGATCTGGTGGGCCAGAAAAGCGAGGTATCCACCGATCATGATGAATTCGCCGTGTGCCATGTTGATCACGCGCATCAGCCCGAAACTGAGCGCCAGACCGAGGGCCGCAATCAACAGGATCGAGCCGACGCTCACCCCATTGAAAAGCTGTCCCAGAAAAAGTGCGGTGTCTCCCATAAGAACTCCTTAGAAGGTCAGGGGCTTCTAGCGTTTTACCCGCCCGGTGCTTTGCAGGCACCTGGACGGGTGAAAACCTGAGGGGCAAGGCCCCTTGAAAGTCAGGGTTTGCAGGTCTTGCCAGGGAAGGCCAGTGCGTCGTAAGGCTCGGGTTTCAGGTTCTTCTTGCTGTCCCAGAGGATCTTGAACTGACCGTCTGCTTTGAGCTGGCCCACGTAGGCGGTCTGGTAGAGGCTCTGGTTCGCATCGAACTTGATCTTGCCCATGGGGGTGTTGATTTCTTTGAGGGTCACCGCAGCTTTGCGGACCTTGTCGGGCTCAAAGCTCCTGGCTTTTTCTACAGCAGCTTTCCAGACGTACACGTCCACGTAACCGTGAATCATGGGATCGGTGATGAGCTGGTCCTTGCCGTACTTGGCAGCGTAAGCCTTGATGAAGGCCTTGTTGCTGGCATTGGGGAGGCTCATGAAGTAATTCCAGGCAGCGTAACTGCCTTCGAGCAGCTTCGGACCGATGGCCTTGGCTTCCTGCTCTGCGATGGAGAAACTCATCACAGGGTAGTCCTTGGCGGTGAGTCCTGCAGCGGCGAGTTGCTTGAAGAAGGCCACGTTGGAATCCCCGTTGATGGTGTTGAAGATGATGGCCGGTCCGCCCGCCTTGATCTTGTTGATCACGCTGGAGAAGTCCGTTCCGCCGAGGGGCACGTATTCTTCACCGGTCAGGGTGAGTTTGTCATTCTCGATGTGCTTTTTGACAATCAGGTTGGCGGTTCTGGGGAACACATAGTCAGAGCCGACCAGGAAGTACTTCTTGTACCCTTTTTCCACGGCCCAGTCGAAGGCAGGCAGAATCTGCTGGTTGGGCTGTGCACCGGAGTACATGATGTTGGGGCTGCACTCGTTGCCCTCGAACTGTACGGGGTACCACAGCAGGTTGTCGAGGCGCTCAAACACTGGAAGCATGGCCTTGCGGGAGGCACTGGTCCAGCCCCCGAACACGGTGGAGACCTTGTCCTGCTCAATCAGCTTCTGGGCCTTCTGTGCGAAGGTGGCAGGCTCACTGGCCCCGTCTTCGATAACGGAAGCAATCTTCTTGCCCATCACGCCGCCCTTTTTGTTGATCTCCTCAATGGCAAGCAGGGTGGCGTTCTTCACGGTGATCTCACTGATCGCCATGGTTCCGGTGAGGGAGTGGAGCACACCCACTTTCACGTCTTCTGCCTGGGCTCCTGCGAGCAGACCCACACTGAGACTGATGATGGCAGACCCAGCAACTTTATGCAGCAATCCCCGGCTTTGTTTTGCGAAAAAATGCATGTACCAACCCCCTGGTGCGATATTATGCAGACTTCTGTCTACGCCTGCAGTATAGGGAGGCTTCCGTAATCTTGTCAACAAATTTTTTCTGAAACAGCAAATTTTATCGAAACATCACATATATCGCACACTTTTTTCCTTTGCAGAACGTATGACTTTTTGATCTATACAGGGACTAAATTGAGTTCAAAGAAAATAAATTTGCCATTCCACAAAATCTATGCTTAAATATACCTTGGAAGAGTATCCGAAGGAAAAAGCAAAAAAATACACCCAGAGTGGCGTCTGGGTCTGTGTTGTTTCTACCCGCTGATCAAGCAGGCACCTTGAGCTTTGAGCTTGATTCTCCTCTTTTGCTGACAGCTGATGACGAGCATTGTCTGTCCACCTCCAGACCCATGTCCCATTTCAACGGTGTCCTCAACTCCCCGCAAACTTTCTAAGCAAAACCTCCTATAGAATGTTGTCCATGCTGATTTACCAGATTCAAGGCACTTTGGATGACCTCGATGCCCAGCTTCCGGCCCTGTGGGACGCTGGTTGCACCGGAATGCAGGAAGTGAACGGAACCGTTCAAGCTTATTTTGAGACCCGGGTGGAAGTTCCTCTCACGGGTGAATGGGTGGTTGCAGATGACACCGACTGGCTCGAAAAATGGAAAGCCGACCTGAAGCCAGTGACCGTGGGACGCATCACTGTGGTTCCCACCTGGTTGCAGGGTGAAGCTCCAGTGGACAGCATCCCCCTGATCATTGACCCTGGCATGGCTTTTGGAACCGGGCACCACACCACCACCCAGTTCGCCATGGACGCCCTGCAGCGTCTGGATCTCCCTGGAAAGAAGGTGCTCGATGTGGGTGCAGGCACAGGATTGCTGGCCCTGGTGGCAGGCAAACTCGGCGCCCATGCCAGTGGCGTGGACCTCGACCCCATCACCGTTCCGATTGCCCGGGAGAACGCCCAGATCAACGGCCTGAATGTGCCCTTTTACCAGGGGGTCCTTTCGGATGTGCTGGATCAGGGACCGTGGGATGTGCTGGTCTGCAACCTTTTCGCGGAACTGCATGATGCCCTGATGGGTGAGTATCTGGAAGCCCTGGTGCCCGGAGGTGACCTGATCATGACCGGCATCCTGGTGGACCGCATGCACCTTGTTGAAAACGCACTGGAACGCGAAGGTTTCACCCTGGTCAGCAGTGAGACCGAGGGAGAATGGGCACTCATCCTGGCCAGAAGTCCATCATGAAAGTCTTTGAGAAGCGATTCAGGGTGGAAGCCCTTACGGACACCATCGAAATGGACGGTCCTGAAGTCCAGCACATGCGGGTCCTCAGGCTGAAAGCAGGAGATGAAATTCACCTCTTTGATGGAACAGGCTGGGAAGCCCGTGCCCGCATTGAAGATCTGGATGCCTTCACCGTCACCATGATCGTGCTGGAAAGGTTCCAGAACGATCTGGAGTTGCCACAACCCGTCACCCTGGCCCTGGCCCTCCTGAAAGGAGACAAGCTTGCCGATGTGGTCCGGGCCTGCACAGAACTTGGGGTGAGCCGTTTTCAATTGATCAAAACCCAGTACGCCGATGTGCCCGATCTGGGCGACAACAAACTGGTGCGCCTGCGCCGCATCGCTGAGGAGGCCAGCAAGCAGTCCAGACGGGCTGTGGTGCCAGAAGTGCTTGCACCCATCTCACTGAAACAATTGCCCTCTGTGCCTCTGGGTTTTGTGGCCCATCCTGGCACCCAGGACACGGTGCTTTCAAAGCTGTCCTGGGACGGTCAGGTGTGGTTCGCGACTGGTCCTGAAGGGGGCTTCAGTGCCAGCGAGGTCGAGCTTTTGAAACAGAAAAATTTCACACCTGTCACCCTTGGCAAACGGATTCTCCGGGCAGAGACGGCTCCGGTGGCCCTGCTGGGTGCTGTGGTCAGCACAGGGGTCTGACATGCGATGGATGCTGATGATGGTGACAGGTGTTCTGCTCACAAGCTGCACGTTTATTTCCTTTCCAGTGATTCCTGATCCTGTGTCTGTGGAACTTCCGGTGGTTCCCAAAAGCGAAGGGCTCATCCTTCAGGACAAGACCCTGAGCCTGAAAGTCTCCATTCCTTCAGGGGAAGGCTTTGTGGGGGTCATCTGGTACCAGCAGGACAGGGAACTTGGCCGGGAGAGCATCTACATCGATGAGAAACTGCCTGAGGTCACCTTCAAACAGACGGTGGACCCTGCCCGGCCACACCGTGTGGTGCTGCTGT
Above is a genomic segment from Deinococcus cellulosilyticus NBRC 106333 = KACC 11606 containing:
- the urtC gene encoding urea ABC transporter permease subunit UrtC; protein product: MKKFTLPFMAALFLVLAAAPAILDGYNLSLLGRFLALALVTLGLVWCWGKGGVLSLGQGVFFGLGGYAIAMHLKLMGLPAGEIPDFMMWNGMSDLPAWWAPFKSPIFAVAMVFVIPGIASFIMANLLFRRRITGVYVSLITQAVALAFATLLTSQQGVTGGFNGLTNFTTLFGANYGTPEMQKTLYWVTVGFVALTFVVGILLERTYFGKTLLAIRDGENRSRYLGYDPVPYKVFAFTLAGILAGVAGALFTLHVGVISPAMVGVVPSIEMVVWAAIGGRESLMGAILGTVLINFAKDRISTALPDAWLYIMGVLFMLVVLFPPQSWKLPRLFKASKKPTFKEVHGD
- the urtB gene encoding urea ABC transporter permease subunit UrtB; the protein is MGDTALFLGQLFNGVSVGSILLIAALGLALSFGLMRVINMAHGEFIMIGGYLAFLAHQIIPSGASLWLALPLAFVGTFLLGALLESTLIRRLYGRPLDTLLATWGLSLILQQAARQIFGPTGVEVTAPAWLSGAINFSGALSGLTIPHVRIFVIVLALLILGGLLLLINKTRLGMLVRAVNQNREVASTLGVNTRLIDMTVFAIGAGLAGLGGAALALISPVTPTVGQSYIVDAFLVVILGGLGSLAGTTIASFVVGLFSAGLQTFTSVSFAKVLLLAGVVAFLQWKPKGIVVMKSRALEEA
- the urtA gene encoding urea ABC transporter substrate-binding protein — translated: MHFFAKQSRGLLHKVAGSAIISLSVGLLAGAQAEDVKVGVLHSLTGTMAISEITVKNATLLAIEEINKKGGVMGKKIASVIEDGASEPATFAQKAQKLIEQDKVSTVFGGWTSASRKAMLPVFERLDNLLWYPVQFEGNECSPNIMYSGAQPNQQILPAFDWAVEKGYKKYFLVGSDYVFPRTANLIVKKHIENDKLTLTGEEYVPLGGTDFSSVINKIKAGGPAIIFNTINGDSNVAFFKQLAAAGLTAKDYPVMSFSIAEQEAKAIGPKLLEGSYAAWNYFMSLPNASNKAFIKAYAAKYGKDQLITDPMIHGYVDVYVWKAAVEKARSFEPDKVRKAAVTLKEINTPMGKIKFDANQSLYQTAYVGQLKADGQFKILWDSKKNLKPEPYDALAFPGKTCKP
- a CDS encoding 50S ribosomal protein L11 methyltransferase — translated: MLIYQIQGTLDDLDAQLPALWDAGCTGMQEVNGTVQAYFETRVEVPLTGEWVVADDTDWLEKWKADLKPVTVGRITVVPTWLQGEAPVDSIPLIIDPGMAFGTGHHTTTQFAMDALQRLDLPGKKVLDVGAGTGLLALVAGKLGAHASGVDLDPITVPIARENAQINGLNVPFYQGVLSDVLDQGPWDVLVCNLFAELHDALMGEYLEALVPGGDLIMTGILVDRMHLVENALEREGFTLVSSETEGEWALILARSPS
- a CDS encoding 16S rRNA (uracil(1498)-N(3))-methyltransferase gives rise to the protein MKVFEKRFRVEALTDTIEMDGPEVQHMRVLRLKAGDEIHLFDGTGWEARARIEDLDAFTVTMIVLERFQNDLELPQPVTLALALLKGDKLADVVRACTELGVSRFQLIKTQYADVPDLGDNKLVRLRRIAEEASKQSRRAVVPEVLAPISLKQLPSVPLGFVAHPGTQDTVLSKLSWDGQVWFATGPEGGFSASEVELLKQKNFTPVTLGKRILRAETAPVALLGAVVSTGV